In Lolium rigidum isolate FL_2022 chromosome 7, APGP_CSIRO_Lrig_0.1, whole genome shotgun sequence, the DNA window tcgtcttcatcaacaccgaacgtgtgaccgagtacggaggtgctgcccgattgtggcaccgtcaagatcttctacgcgcttttgaaagcggcaagtgatcgtctaccgcagcaacaagagcctcatcttgtaggctttgaaatcttcaagggtgagtctcgttcatcccctcgttgctcccgtcttctagattgcatcttggcttggattgcgttctcgcggtaggaaattttttgttttctatgcacagCACAAGGCTCCACAAACTTCACTAAGGCATCACTGTGTTATTCTCGAGCCTagcttcccaccaaaagggaagtcctcgatccactatggaaccttgagggtggtcaccgaacctgtGCAAGCTTGGGGCAaactccacaactgaattggagagtGCCGACAAATTGCCACGGAGGTCTAAAACTTGAGGAATCttgacaacttaattggaggtccCAAGTAATCTCCACGAAGTCCTCACGCTTAAGGAATCTCCtaaacttaattggaggccccaaggATACCACTAAGCCAAAAATCCGCCTAGGGTTCCAATAACCCAACATTAATAAGCTTatcactttcacttccacgaatcaccgtggagaactcacactgatgcacctaatgcaatggcaagTCCTTCTCTCCtaaattccaccaaagctacaaaaactTATGGGGGAATAAGAGATGGATAACAAAGAAGGAGAACACCAAATTTGTCTAAGATATAGATCTCGCGGGGTCCCCTCACAAAAAGagagatttgattggtgaagatgtagatctagatctcatcGAGTGATCAATCATCTCGATCTCTGATCATATTGTCATCTTGTGCTTCTTTTCGAACCAAGCCCTTGCAATTCAGTCCATGATGCTCAGTTCAGTTGTCATAATTCGAGAGTAGCTTTAGATCTATTTTCTTATGCTTGATTTCTACTTCGTTGGCTTTTGACCGGGCATTGACCTCATCAATTTCAAGTATTGTTTGTACTTAGCGTTTTATGTGTTCATGTTTCTCCTAGATTCCCCTCTCTTTTCTATTCTCACTTGATGGCTACCAACTATTCCATTGTCTCTTGCAAGGCAAGTGTCAAAGAATCACGCTTTGCATCTACTACCTCTGATTGTCTGTAATCGACGTGGAGGGTAGCCAGGCGAGCATGCACTTAGGCATCGTTCTGCGTCGATTAAACATGATATGAGGGAGTAGTTTGGAATTGGTCCTCCTTCTTTGCCAAACTGCATTTTTAAACCTGAACAGTGGGTTTTCCCACTgcatttttattattttaataATAAAGGAGTTTGTACAAAGTTGCTAGAGAGTAGCAACTAGGAAAGAAGAAAACCTATAAAGTTCCAACTATCTCAAGCTTTCCACCCAGTTCCGAAGGCCTGAATAAGATGGAGGGAATATTTTTCTCCCTTCCTGGTCCTATGCGCCCAAAGCTTGCAGGTCTCTATGCATTGTTTGGCTACAATGTGGACTAGAACTTCCAAACCATCAAAGGTATAATTTTCACCTTATTTTAGTTGTCGCCAAGTGGCTCTTTGAAATTACGATCGTTAGCATCGACGGATGTGCATAGATGTTCGCATAGTTCTTGCCAGAGGTATAATTTTTCAGTGGACAGTGGCATCTCTATCCTTAACTGAAGAAAGAAGAACAATGAAACAGGAACAATTCTCAGCACATGACGGGGAGCTGAGCTTAGCATTACTCGAGGTTTTTCTACTACAGCAAAAATAGGGCCAAACCCAGGCTAACTTCGATTGCACCGACCAATAATCGTGCATTCATTTGGATCAAAACAAATCAATGCAATAATGGTCTGAAGACACAATGCAGACTTCTGCCAAAATCAGGCTGAAAATGTTCAGGGTTTCAGTTTTTCGGTGACGTGTCTCTAGTGAGTCGCCGATCTTTCACCCCAATACCACCTCCCGGTAGCTGCATTTGCTGCTGCAGAATGAGTTTCTCGTCTCTGAAACATAAACAAGGATGAATTAGCAAAAATTTGTTGCGGTACAAGGTACAACAAAATTTCAAACCGAGTGTGATAAGATAACCAATATCATCCTGCATATTACCATATCACTTGTAGTAGTAAGACAACATAGGACACAGGAATGTACTGAATGGAGATTACAGTTTCGGTGAAAATTGCTACCCTCCGAGGCACCCTTATACCAAGACACGAGATTTTGTGTAGACAAACATTTAAACAAACCCAATACATCCAGGTCAAGGAGCTCAATAATTAGCACATAGCCGTGGTGGCAATATGCCAATACCTATGGTGCATCTCATTCTTCACCTGGGAGCCTGAATCCAGGGTACGGAAGCGTCACCGTCATGGAAAAAATCCAGGCCGGCAACAAATGACTGACAAAGATTGGGGGACCCCAGATCTAGTATCTGTCTACCATTTCTTGCCTTAGggccacacaaaaaaaaaaatcagtatttCATCGAATTTTGGCAACCTGAAATCAACCGATGTCACCCACAGGCTCATAATGAATTGACAGCAATGCCGCATCAAATACTTTACAGGCTAGTTGCTAGTTGCTAGTTGCTAGTACAAGCTGTGCCTAAACTATCCAGAGAGTCCATGTTGCTTTCAGTTTCAGGCAATTGAAAATGAAATCCTATTGGTCTATTGGAGTGGCTGACGGTAGACTGTAAACAATGCGATTGCAGCCAAAGATGTCGCTTTGCGCTAAGTAGGTTCGCAATAAAGTATGACCATGATCTTATCTTGTATGCTTAAAAAGTGCTCCCATTATCTATCTCTGAACAATGGTTAGCTGGAACTAATCGGGACACCGAAACCGCTAGTCGGAAACGGCGACTTACTATGTGCTGACGAAGTGAACGAAGTTGATCAAACTGATCATCTGAGCAATGATCTACACTACTCCTAAGTCATGTCAAAATATATTAAACATTTGCAATGTCAAGTGAATTAAGGATACCAACAGGCATGGAAATTGATATGCAGAGCATCTGAAATGCAGCAATCGGAATTCAGAATCTTTTTCATTATTACCTATGCTGCAAGATGAGAGCATGGTTGCCTGGCCCCAATCCCTTTCTTGCACCCATAGCAGGCATGGCTCAGCTGACAGCAATCATCGCCGGCGCAGCTCTCGACGACGCGGTCATCGAGTATGTGGGTCATCTTGGGGTTGGGCCCCCGGGCGATGACGCAGGTGTAGTCCTCCTCCGCcagctcctccacctccatccGCGCCGCCCTCGCTGCCGCCGACGACAGCGGCGACCGCTGCACCGGGGAGAGCAGCGCGAGCTGGGAGTCCCTGTTCTTGACGCCGAACTCGATCGGTGAGCTCGGCAGGTCGCAGCCGATGCTACCGAGCCCCTTCATGGGAGGCAGCTGCACCCTCAGGCGCATCCCGAGCAGCACCCTGCCGTTTGCGCGGTGCTCcggctcggcctcgccggcgacgagcACGGCGGCGAGGCCGGCGCCGTGAGAATGACCGTTTGGGGGGTTTCTTGGGCTGGAGCGGGGCTGGTTCTTGGACTCATGGAGCATGGAGGTGGGGCTCGTGGGGGCGTCCGTGGAGAAGAGGCTTGTGAGTGACCTTGGAGAGAGCGGCAGAAGGGAGGAAGGCCTGCTGCCATTGCTGTGCCTGGCGAGCTCATGCCCCATTAGTCCTGCAGCAGGCGGACTGCTCTCAACTGCTCCTCCTCCGGCCTTACCTGATGTCTTCCTCAACATTGCAGCTGATTATAACAATCTAATAAAACTTAGAGTATGACTGACACAATCAATTACAAATTTATTGTTTGATTCATATATGGTGAGAACTGCAGGTTGAAATGAATGGACTCACCAAAATATaaggctgctgctgctcctgctctcTCGGTGGTCAAAGAACTCACTAGCAGATTAGATAGTCCCATCAAAAGAGGCAAACATAACCGATGTGACAAGAGACTGAATCCTTCTTGCCATCAGAATTCAGAACGATGAGTACTCGGAACACAAGCTAGTCCAAGTGGTTCAAGAAGAAAACACAAGCTAGTTGGGTTGCGAGTTTCAAAATTTTGGTTGCCCTTGTTCAGATGAAAGAAAAAGCAAGAGAGATTGCATAAACCAAAAAAGCAAGAACGAGGTAGCGTGATCCAGCCAATCGATGAAAGATATCGCTGTCTGTTCGTCTCTCTCTCCCTGTCTGTCTTCACAGGCGAGCTGAGCTCTGGTGTGAAGTGATGGTACGCAGCGCAGAGCTGGAGCCTATAGGGACACCGCTCCCCGAGGAACGTCAGAATCCGGAGTTTTCTAAAGATGTCCCCTCTACACATCCCTCATTCATATCCATGCCCAGAAAACAGACTATTTTGCCCTTTGTGTAGGAATATGGCCACACACCACACGGTCGCACCGTCGCACACGCTGCACGCTGACAGTGAGGGAATACCACTAGTCAAAACCAAAAGTTTCTAAATACCACTAGTCTCACTTAGTCTCGTAGAGAGCATCAATGTCTTTCTGGTACTCATGTTACTCAGTTAGTCTCAGTTTGAACACAATGATATTTCGGAATGAAGTTTTCAAAAAGAATATTATTTTGACACTTTGGTTTTTTTACCAGTGGTATTCTGAAACTCTTACTTTTGACTAGTGATAATTTGAAAGGCATATGGATGTTTTTTAGTGTATAGGTTCACTCATTTTATTTATATCTAGTCTATACCTATTTCTTTAGCGATAAAAAAACTAACGTTTTCCATTGTTTGATCCATCACTCTATGTTTTCATCCATCTTATTTTACGCCTTCCTAGGTCGCCCTTTTGCTCCGGTTCGCTGGCGATCTGGTTGTGCTCCTAAGGGGCACCTATAGGTGCAATCAGATTGTAGTTCAGCGCGTCTCCACATACGTGTCCATGTCGGTTTATTACCTACTAGAGACCATTCCCCTCACAAAGCCACCGACACATACGCCTGCGGCGTGACCGACCgaatctcctcctcctcgccgcagcCACCCCTCTACTTATACACGCACCAGGCCTTGTGGATCGTTGTTTTGCCTCGATGGCATCCTTCTGTGGCCGCACCTTCAGAAAACGGCGGAATGATTCCTGTGAGGGCACAAAATTCGGTGAAGACGAGGTCCCTTTGATTTGGTAGGGGCAAGGTTGATTGCATCAAGAAAAAAAAGCGGCAGCATCGATAGATCCACGAGGAACGAAGTAGCGGCCGGTCTGCAAAGGCATGATCGGCTACGTCGACACCCATGCATGATGCTTCGCAGGCGGAGGCCATGGGACGGCCGCGACCCATGCCTGATACTTCGCACACGGAGGCCATGGGACGGCTAGCCATGGTGATTCCCAGTCATAGCTCAGTCGATTCGAGCGGTAGGAATGAAGAGATGACATAGCTAGGATATCGAGTTGAGAGACGGATAGGAGAACCGTCTAAGGTCTATAGACGATAACCAGCTCAAGTGTCGGTTCAGTACTAGTGTAAGTGAGGTTGAAAGTGTTCTAAACCTTCTAATGCGGCAGTTCAAAATTTGGCGTTCGGTCACAAGTCTGATATAATCCAAGTTGATACTATGAAATATCATGGTATGAAGTTCAACACTTTGGAACTTCTAATAATTATGAGTTGGAATttcatacatccaaattttgacgaaGTTGTGACACTTTCCAAATTTTGACGAAGTTGTGACACTTTCGatagggacagagggagtatacaTGAACGTTTAATTCTAACAGACTACTACTACTACATCTGTCCCATGATATACGATGCTATTATGACCAATACTCCTATAGTTGttctaataacatcttatatactGTATTATGAGACGGAGGGACTAGTAGATTGTTTATCTTCCAAGCAGTCTATTTGAAACCCAGATTGTTTATGTTCCAAGCAGTCTATTTGAAACCAAAAAATCAAGTAGGAGGCTTAACGGTGAGTACAATTCCTATGTGAAGAAAATCCTCTAATTCAGGCCTTATGGAACATATCAGCGAGCAGTTGAGAATTGAGCTACCTGGCAATTCGTAGAAATGATAACAAAAAAATATTCAGCTCAATATTTCGGAAATCGAGAATTGGAAAATGAACAACCGGGAGTGTTCATCTAGGCAACAATGAGCATAATATGCGTGTCTTAACGGTCCACAAACAGCGCCATCGACAAATTTCACAGCTAACCACTAGTATGAGCAAATCGGAGTTCGCAGCTCTTGAAGATCAAAACTGCTTAACCATATACGAAGATCACGTTTCTGTTATGTCAG includes these proteins:
- the LOC124677658 gene encoding FCS-Like Zinc finger 8-like isoform X3, translating into MGHELARHSNGSRPSSLLPLSPRSLTSLFSTDAPTSPTSMLHESKNQPRSSPRNPPNGHSHGAGLAAVLVAGEAEPEHRANGRVLLGMRLRVQLPPMKGLGSIGCDLPSSPIEFGVKNRDSQLALLSPVQRSPLSSAAARAARMEVEELAEEDYTCVIARGPNPKMTHILDDRVVESCAGDDCCQLSHACYGCKKGIGARQPCSHLAA
- the LOC124677658 gene encoding FCS-Like Zinc finger 8-like isoform X2 gives rise to the protein MLRKTSGKAGGGAVESSPPAAGLMGHELARHSNGSRPSSLLPLSPRSLTSLFSTDAPTSPTSMLHESKNQPRSSPRNPPNGHSHGAGLAAVLVAGEAEPEHRANGRVLLGMRLRVQLPPMKGLGSIGCDLPSSPIEFGVKNRDSQLALLSPVQRSPLSSAAARAARMEVEELAEEDYTCVIARGPNPKMTHILDDRVVESCAGDDCCQLSHACYGCKKGIGARQPCSHLAA
- the LOC124677658 gene encoding FCS-Like Zinc finger 8-like isoform X1 is translated as MGLSNLLVSSLTTERAGAAAALYFAAMLRKTSGKAGGGAVESSPPAAGLMGHELARHSNGSRPSSLLPLSPRSLTSLFSTDAPTSPTSMLHESKNQPRSSPRNPPNGHSHGAGLAAVLVAGEAEPEHRANGRVLLGMRLRVQLPPMKGLGSIGCDLPSSPIEFGVKNRDSQLALLSPVQRSPLSSAAARAARMEVEELAEEDYTCVIARGPNPKMTHILDDRVVESCAGDDCCQLSHACYGCKKGIGARQPCSHLAA